Genomic DNA from Synechococcales cyanobacterium T60_A2020_003:
ACGCCCCTTATGTCTTAACAATCTCTTTCGCTCCTATAGATGCAAAATTACAACTTTTGGGAAGGTAGTTTTAGACAGCTCTCAGATGCTGACAGCAGGTTAGAAGCACCTACCCCGCTGAAATCTAGCCGCTAGGAGTCTGCTTTAGATGCGTCAGTTTCAGCGCCAGCCTTCTCTGCAGATGCTCCAGCTTTATCCTTCGGCTCAGTACGTTTAGGACTAGACTCTTGCTTAGTCGTGCTTTCACCCACGATTGTTTTACCACCTAAGTTAATGGCATCAATCATTAAACGAGTGAGTTCCTGACGATGTCCCTGCTTTTTGCGGGTCTTTTTCTTGGGACGCATTTTGTAAACGATGATCTTACGACCCCGGAGGTGGCTTAACACTGTAGCCTCAACCGTTGCACCTTCAACTAGGGGCTGACCCAGAGAAACTTCACCGTCATGCTCGACGAAGAGCACCTTATCTAGGGTGACTTTGCCATCTTCATCAACTGCAAGACGGTCAACGTCATAGAATCGACCTGCCTCGACACGAAGCTGCTTGCCACCCGTCTCAATAATTGCGTACGTCATAAACCTCTACATCCTTCATTCGCCGTACAGGTGACTTACTCTCTCACCCTTGGGAAACGAGAAAAGCGCTTAAAAAACCTGATCCGAGCGTAAATAACAACCAATTTACCATAATCGATGGTAACTGTTTAGAATGT
This window encodes:
- the rplU gene encoding 50S ribosomal protein L21 gives rise to the protein MTYAIIETGGKQLRVEAGRFYDVDRLAVDEDGKVTLDKVLFVEHDGEVSLGQPLVEGATVEATVLSHLRGRKIIVYKMRPKKKTRKKQGHRQELTRLMIDAINLGGKTIVGESTTKQESSPKRTEPKDKAGASAEKAGAETDASKADS